One stretch of Apis cerana isolate GH-2021 linkage group LG8, AcerK_1.0, whole genome shotgun sequence DNA includes these proteins:
- the LOC108003387 gene encoding MIP18 family protein galla-1, with protein MLSFLRKISIGGKIRDGVPANDEMEAIEGCLEAKNNRSLVSRSDTELKESIYDLLRTIKDPEKPQTLEQLDVVYEDCVEILKQTPQGVSVIRIEFNPTVPHCSLATLIGLCIRVKLERNLVALFKLDIYIKKGAHSTEQEINKQINDKERIAAAMENPNLRELVEKCIQEEE; from the exons ATGTTatcatttttacgaaaaatttcaattgggGGGAAAATAAGAGATGGTGTACCAGCGAACGATGAAATGGAGGCTATTGAAGGCTGTTTGGAGGCGAAAAACAACAGAAGTTTAGTTTCGCGATCCGATACTGAACTCAAGGAATCTATTTATG atttattgaGAACGATTAAGGATCCAGAAAAGCCACAAACATTAGAACAATTGGATGTTGTTTATGAAGACTGCGTTgagattttaaaacaaactcCTCAAGGAGTATCTGTGATTCGCATTGAGTTTAATCCAACAGTACCTCATTGCTCTCTGGCAACATTAATTGGTCTTTGCATTAGAGTAAAATTAGAACGTAATTTAGTAGCTCTTTTTAaactagatatatatattaagaaaggTGCACATTCTACAGAACAAGAAa taaataaacaaataaatgataaagaaagaattgcAGCTGCTATGGAGAATCCTAATTTGAGAGAATTAGTAGAGAAATGTATTCAAGAAGAAGAGTGA